Proteins from a genomic interval of Rhodococcus rhodochrous:
- a CDS encoding DUF5703 family protein, with protein sequence MANERLGRLTRMPVGWDTSNDEYEYVPLKLPRDVSRVSASMRLAISAEFHGWELTRVRLYPDGSRRVLLRRRKTAHHVPEPTVG encoded by the coding sequence ATGGCGAACGAGCGACTCGGCCGGTTGACCCGGATGCCTGTCGGTTGGGACACCAGCAACGACGAATACGAATACGTGCCGCTCAAGCTGCCCCGGGACGTGTCCCGGGTGAGCGCGTCGATGCGTCTGGCGATCTCCGCCGAATTCCACGGCTGGGAACTCACCCGGGTGCGTCTGTATCCGGACGGGAGCCGGCGGGTGCTGCTGCGCCGCCGCAAGACCGCCCATCACGTCCCCGAACCCACCGTTGGTTGA
- a CDS encoding NHL repeat-containing protein, translating to MGRAGIRAVTMVGAIAMVVLAGCSSESTPDVLQTIEPATPAAAPEVGPSPAGDVRPLDLQVDALVVEPSTGTFAALVDDGARLALFDDTAFDGPGVEPRLVDLPSSAATVVTGPEGSVLAPVSGAVLRIDVADGTITEVPVDGNATSAAVLSDGRWAVGTDNGRVLVVDPESGEVATTVGGLASVDALAVTGDAVAALDRRQTSLTELDLADAHLGPALRAGEGATQLTTDPFGRVVVTDTTGDELLVYTLDAIVLRQRYPVGPAPYAVTYDETRDLIWVTLTGSNEVVGYDLSTGIPRERHRFATVRQPNSIAVDPADAALVIASATGDGLQRIPIEGQ from the coding sequence ATGGGCAGAGCGGGGATCCGAGCGGTCACGATGGTGGGCGCGATCGCGATGGTCGTGCTGGCCGGCTGCTCGTCGGAGAGCACCCCGGACGTGCTGCAGACCATCGAACCCGCCACTCCCGCGGCCGCCCCCGAGGTCGGCCCGTCCCCCGCCGGCGACGTCCGTCCACTCGACCTGCAGGTCGACGCGCTGGTCGTCGAACCGTCCACGGGCACCTTCGCCGCGCTCGTCGACGACGGCGCACGGCTCGCGTTGTTCGACGACACGGCCTTCGACGGTCCCGGGGTGGAACCGCGCCTGGTCGACCTGCCGTCGTCCGCCGCGACCGTCGTGACCGGCCCCGAGGGCAGTGTGCTCGCCCCCGTGTCCGGGGCCGTGCTGCGCATCGACGTCGCCGACGGCACCATCACCGAGGTCCCGGTCGACGGCAATGCCACGTCGGCCGCCGTGCTGTCCGATGGCCGCTGGGCGGTCGGCACCGACAACGGCCGCGTGCTCGTCGTCGACCCCGAATCCGGCGAGGTGGCCACCACCGTCGGTGGCCTCGCCTCCGTCGACGCCCTCGCCGTCACCGGTGACGCCGTCGCGGCGCTCGACCGCCGGCAGACCTCCCTCACCGAGCTCGATCTCGCCGACGCCCATCTCGGGCCCGCGCTGCGTGCCGGCGAAGGTGCGACACAGCTGACCACCGACCCTTTCGGACGCGTCGTGGTCACCGACACCACCGGCGACGAACTGCTCGTCTACACCCTCGACGCGATCGTCCTGCGGCAGCGTTATCCCGTCGGCCCCGCCCCGTACGCTGTGACCTACGACGAGACGCGGGACCTGATCTGGGTGACTCTGACCGGCAGCAACGAGGTCGTGGGCTACGATCTTTCGACCGGGATCCCGCGAGAACGCCACCGCTTCGCAACGGTGCGGCAACCGAATTCGATCGCCGTCGATCCGGCCGATGCGGCACTGGTGATCGCGTCGGCAACCGGTGACGGACTGCAACGGATCCCGATCGAAGGACAGTGA